A genomic segment from Phragmites australis chromosome 6, lpPhrAust1.1, whole genome shotgun sequence encodes:
- the LOC133922442 gene encoding calcium-dependent mitochondrial ATP-magnesium/phosphate carrier protein 2-like: MSGAAVQAVEPRPAAAAAASPATTSQAAAAARGGVGGCGGPARPAATMEHVLLALRETEGEREARIRGVFGFFDAAGRGHLEHAQIAAGLAALRVPEGSGGGGGAEDYARALLRACDRDRDGRVGYDDFRRYMDDKELELYRIFQAIDVEHNGCILPEELWHALVKAGIEIDDEELARFVEHVDKDNDGIITFEEWRDFLLLYPHEATIENIYHHWERICLVDIGELAAIPEGISKHVSASKYLIAGGIAGATSRTATAPLDRLKVNMQVQTNSTTVARAVRDIWREGGLLGFFRGNGLNVVKVAPESAIRFYTYEMLKEYIMKSKGENKSDIGTSGRLMAGGLAGAVAQTAIYPIDLVKTRLQTYEGGRIPGLGALSRDIWMHEGPRAFYRGLVPSLLGMVPYAGIDLTVYETLKEMSTTYVLKDSDLGPLVQLGCGTVSGALGATCVYPLQVIRTRMQAQPANSEDAYTGMADVIRRMLRREGISGFYKGLVPNLLKVVPAASITYLVYETMKKSLSLD; encoded by the exons ATGTCCGGCGCGGCGGTCCAGGCGGTGGAGCCCCGCCCAGCGGCAGCTGCCGCCGCTTCTCCGGCCACCACGTCTcaggcggcggcagcagcgagGGGAGGGGTAGGAGGGTGCGGCGGCCCGGCACGGCCGGCGGCAACGATGGAGCACGTGCTGCTAGCGCTGCGCGAGACGGAGGGGGAGCGGGAGGCGCGGATCCGCGGCGTTTTCGGCTTCTTCGACGCGGCGGGGCGGGGCCACCTCGAGCACGCACAGATCGCAGCCGGTCTCGCCGCGCTGCGCGTGCCGgaggggagcggcggcggcgggggagccGAGGACTACGCGCGCGCGCTGCTCCGCGCCTGCGACCGCGATCGCGACGGCCGCGTCGGCTACGACGACTTCCGCAGGTACATGGACGACAAGGAGCTCGAGCTCTACCGCATCTTTCAGGCCATCGACGTTGAGCACAACGGGTGCATCTTACCCGAGGAGCTCTGGCACGCGCTCGTCAAGGCTG GTATAGAGATTGATGATGAAGAGCTTGCACGATTCGTTGAGCATGTGGATAAGGACAACGATGGAATTATTACTTTTGAGGAATGGAGAGACTTTCTTTTGCTTTATCCGCATGAAGCAACCATTGAGAACATCTATCATCACTGGGAAAGAATCTGCCTTGTAGATATAGGTGAGCTGGCTGCTATACCAGAAGGAATAAGCAAACATGTAAGTGCAAGCAAATATCTGATCGCAGGAGGGATTGCTGGTGCAACATCTCGTACTGCAACGGCACCTCTTGATCGCCTGAAAGTTAATATGCAAGTGCAAACAAACAGTACTACAGTTGCACGTGCAGTTAGGGATATATGGAGAGAGGGCGGTCTGTTGGGATTTTTCAGAGGGAATGGACTGAATGTGGTAAAAGTTGCTCCAGAAAGTGCTATAAGATTCTACACCTATGAAATGCTTAAAGAATACATAATGAAAAGTAAAGGTGAAAATAAGAGTGACATTGGTACTTCTGGACGTCTCATGGCTGGTGGTTTGGCTGGTGCAGTTGCACAGACAGCAATTTATCCCATCGATTTAGTGAAGACTCGTCTACAGACTTATGAGGGTGGCAGAATTCCTGGCCTTGGTGCACTATCAAGGGATATATGGATGCATGAAGGTCCTCGAGCATTCTACAGAGGCCTTGTTCCATCTTTGCTTGGCATGGTCCCTTATGCTGGAATTGATCTTACTGTTTATGAAACACTGAAAGAAATGTCCACGACATATGTCCTCAAGGACAGCG ATCTTGGCCCTTTAGTGCAATTGGGCTGTGGAACAGTTTCAGGAGCGCTAGGAGCGACATGTGTTTACCCTTTACAAGTCATCAGAACAAG AATGCAAGCCCAGCCAGCCAATTCAGAGGATGCATATACAGGAATGGCTGATGTTATTCGGAGAATGCTAAGGCGTGAGGGAATTTCTGGATTTTACAAAGGGCTTGTACCAAATCTTCTCAAAGTGGTGCCAGCTGCAAGTATTACCTATCTTGTTTATGAGACGATGAAGAAAAGTCTCTCCCTAGATTAA
- the LOC133920663 gene encoding uncharacterized protein LOC133920663 has product MSSSSSMGGSLALAAATAVAFSGSLVIFSLCRGHLSHAAEPSSPGPLRPCLSSSEKRRRGGKAARRKAERRVRFADDVVDNEGNARPARASPSAAAATCRGAAEEQMMPANREALYRGMLRDRSAHRVTCSY; this is encoded by the exons atgtcgtcgtcgtcgtcgatgGGCGGCTCCCTCGCGCTCGCCGCGGCCACCGCCGTGGCGTTCTCAGGCTCGCTCGTCATCTTCTCCCTCTGCCGCGGCCACCTGTCCCACGCCGCCGAGCCCTCGTCGCCGGGGCCTCTACGGCCCTGCCTCTCCTCCTCAG AGAAGCGGCGGCGCGGGGGGAAGGCGGCGCGGCGGAAGGCCGAGAGGCGGGTGCGCTTCGCGGACGACGTCGTCGACAATGAGGGCAACGCGCGCCCGGCCAGGGCGTCCCcgtccgcggcggcggcgacgtgcAGGGGCGCGGCGGAGGAGCAGATGATGCCGGCGAACCGGGAGGCGCTCTACCGCGGCATGCTCCGCGACCGGTCCGCGCACAGGGTCACCTGCTCCTACTGA